In Flavobacterium sp. N3904, one DNA window encodes the following:
- a CDS encoding OsmC family protein, whose product MEDLFENDILGHIGTQKYLCTITWRNGQFLMDEPDSVGGKDLGMDPFSTLLASLAGCTLSTLRMYIDRKEWIIPEINISLNLKQEMEGEMTTTIKRNISFLGEVSAEQKERLLIIADKCPISKLLKGKININTTL is encoded by the coding sequence ATGGAAGATCTTTTTGAAAATGATATACTCGGGCACATTGGTACTCAAAAATACCTATGCACCATTACTTGGAGAAACGGACAATTTCTTATGGATGAGCCCGACAGTGTTGGTGGAAAGGATTTAGGAATGGATCCGTTTTCTACCTTATTGGCTTCTTTGGCAGGATGCACGCTTTCTACCCTAAGAATGTATATTGATCGAAAAGAATGGATAATTCCTGAAATAAATATTTCACTAAATTTAAAGCAAGAAATGGAAGGCGAAATGACAACAACAATCAAAAGGAACATCAGCTTTTTGGGAGAAGTAAGTGCCGAACAAAAAGAGAGATTGTTAATCATTGCTGACAAATGTCCTATTTCAAAATTACTTAAAGGAAAAATAAACATTAACACCACCCTTTAA
- a CDS encoding vWA domain-containing protein: MNKKHFILVSFVFLFLTNCKKAESVEENVSNITLSAPALSEEYQETYPVETNNESYAEVEENPFESPKTAPLSTFSIDVDNASYTNIRRFINNGQKVPTDAVRVEEMVNFFKYSYPQPKDSNPFSINTEYSACPWNENHKLLKIGLQGKNIPMTNLPTSNLVFLIDVSGSMDEENKLPLLKESMRILVEELRPKDKVSIVVYAGSAGVVLPPTSGDEKKVIMNAFDELKAGGSTAGGEGIELAYELAEENFIKEGNNRVIIATDGDFNVGSSSDKDMEDLIEEKRKSGVFLTVLGFGMGNYKDSKMEILADKGNGNYAYIDNMQEANRFLGKEFKGSMFAIAKDVKIQIEFNPKHVQAYRLIGYENRKLKAEDFKNDAIDAGELGSGHTVTALYEIIPTGVQSDFIPDALKYSKTKTETINYNDELATVKFRYKKPDGEKSIEMIQIINNSSIGLGKTSADFKFSTAVAWFGLKLKESKLIANTSIEAIKNLAKSGLSNDEEGYKAEFIRLADSAK; encoded by the coding sequence ATGAACAAAAAACATTTTATTTTAGTGTCATTTGTATTCCTATTTTTAACCAATTGTAAAAAAGCAGAAAGTGTAGAAGAGAATGTCTCAAATATAACTTTGTCAGCACCTGCTCTATCCGAAGAATATCAAGAAACATACCCTGTAGAAACAAACAACGAAAGCTATGCAGAAGTAGAAGAAAACCCCTTTGAATCTCCAAAAACAGCTCCGCTTTCCACTTTTTCGATTGATGTAGATAATGCTTCTTACACCAATATTCGACGATTTATAAATAATGGCCAGAAAGTTCCCACTGATGCTGTCCGCGTAGAAGAAATGGTAAACTTTTTTAAATACAGCTATCCTCAACCTAAAGACAGTAATCCTTTCTCCATCAATACGGAATACAGTGCCTGTCCTTGGAATGAAAATCATAAATTATTAAAAATAGGTTTACAAGGAAAAAATATCCCAATGACCAATTTACCAACATCCAATTTGGTGTTTCTAATTGATGTTTCGGGATCGATGGATGAAGAAAATAAACTGCCGCTATTAAAAGAATCCATGCGAATTTTAGTCGAAGAGTTAAGACCTAAAGACAAGGTATCAATTGTGGTTTACGCTGGTTCGGCCGGAGTGGTTTTGCCTCCAACATCGGGTGATGAAAAAAAAGTCATTATGAATGCATTTGACGAATTAAAAGCTGGGGGAAGCACTGCTGGTGGTGAAGGAATTGAATTGGCATATGAATTGGCAGAAGAGAACTTTATAAAAGAAGGAAATAATCGAGTGATAATTGCAACCGATGGGGATTTCAATGTTGGAAGCTCTTCGGATAAAGACATGGAAGATTTGATTGAAGAAAAACGAAAATCAGGTGTTTTCTTGACCGTTTTAGGATTTGGAATGGGTAATTATAAAGATAGTAAAATGGAAATTTTAGCGGATAAAGGAAATGGAAATTACGCCTATATTGATAACATGCAAGAAGCTAACCGTTTTTTAGGTAAAGAATTCAAAGGTTCTATGTTTGCTATTGCAAAAGATGTAAAAATTCAAATAGAATTCAATCCAAAGCATGTGCAAGCATATAGACTGATTGGTTATGAAAATCGAAAACTAAAAGCAGAAGATTTTAAAAACGACGCAATTGATGCAGGCGAATTAGGAAGCGGACATACGGTTACCGCCCTATACGAAATAATTCCAACAGGTGTTCAAAGTGACTTTATTCCTGATGCTTTAAAATATTCGAAAACCAAAACGGAAACAATAAACTATAATGATGAACTAGCAACGGTAAAATTCAGATATAAAAAACCCGATGGAGAAAAAAGCATAGAAATGATTCAAATCATTAATAATTCATCCATTGGATTAGGAAAAACTTCTGCGGATTTTAAATTCAGTACTGCTGTAGCTTGGTTTGGCTTAAAATTAAAAGAATCAAAACTAATTGCAAACACCTCTATTGAAGCAATAAAAAACCTAGCTAAATCAGGCTTATCTAATGATGAAGAGGGATATAAAGCCGAATTTATAAGACTTGCTGACAGTGCCAAATAA
- a CDS encoding DUF983 domain-containing protein, which yields MSHTLAHILNNDCPHCLEGKVFNEKNIFLNIGFPKMNQYCPHCQFKFEKEPGYFFGAMYVNYGLTVAQGIATYLIAQQFFAERFDLRIIAVISVVIVSMASFNIRLSRLLWIYMFKNYSI from the coding sequence ATGTCACACACACTTGCTCACATCCTAAATAATGATTGCCCTCATTGTCTTGAAGGCAAAGTTTTTAACGAAAAAAATATTTTCTTAAATATTGGTTTTCCAAAAATGAATCAATATTGTCCTCATTGTCAATTTAAATTCGAAAAAGAACCTGGCTATTTCTTTGGTGCTATGTATGTTAATTATGGTTTAACGGTAGCACAGGGAATTGCTACTTATTTAATTGCGCAACAATTTTTTGCAGAGCGTTTCGACTTAAGAATAATTGCCGTTATTTCCGTTGTCATTGTATCGATGGCCTCTTTCAACATTCGGCTGTCACGATTATTATGGATTTATATGTTTAAAAACTATTCCATTTAG
- a CDS encoding GNAT family N-acetyltransferase: MNEIVNIEFNEKNGNFNITTEERKVALMTFVFAGPDKIIIDHTEVSPAFNGKGLGKKLVEKAVEVAREKNWKIIPLCPFAKKTFDKNPQFNDVL, encoded by the coding sequence ATGAACGAAATAGTAAATATAGAATTCAACGAAAAAAATGGTAATTTCAATATCACTACCGAAGAAAGAAAAGTAGCTTTGATGACTTTTGTATTTGCCGGTCCAGATAAAATTATTATTGATCATACCGAAGTTTCTCCGGCCTTTAACGGAAAGGGTTTGGGTAAAAAATTGGTGGAAAAAGCGGTTGAAGTGGCAAGAGAAAAAAACTGGAAAATTATTCCGTTATGTCCTTTTGCAAAAAAGACTTTTGACAAAAACCCTCAATTCAATGATGTATTATAA
- a CDS encoding pirin family protein: MKNTVLHKADTRGHADHGWLNAYHSFSFASWYNPDRVQFGSLRVLNDDTVAAGMGFGTHPHDNMEIITIPLEGDLAHKDSMGNTEVIKTGDIQVMSAGTGIQHSEFNPNADQRTKLFQIWVFPKVRNVEPRYQQITLDTTEQKNNFAQIVSPNPDDAGVWIHQDAWFHLADFSAGFSKKYEIKKEGNGMYVFVISGTITVDGQEMETRDGLGITDFETLDIKATTDAKFLLMEIPMAY, encoded by the coding sequence ATGAAAAATACAGTATTACACAAAGCAGACACAAGAGGACACGCAGATCACGGATGGTTAAATGCATACCATAGCTTTAGTTTCGCGAGTTGGTACAATCCAGATAGAGTTCAATTTGGTTCTTTACGCGTTTTAAACGATGATACCGTTGCCGCAGGAATGGGTTTTGGAACGCATCCACACGACAATATGGAAATTATTACAATTCCGCTTGAAGGAGATTTGGCTCACAAAGATAGTATGGGCAATACTGAAGTAATAAAAACAGGAGATATACAAGTAATGAGCGCTGGAACAGGAATTCAACACAGCGAATTCAATCCAAATGCAGATCAGCGAACCAAACTTTTTCAAATCTGGGTATTTCCAAAAGTGAGAAATGTGGAGCCTCGTTACCAACAAATCACATTAGACACTACTGAACAAAAAAATAATTTTGCTCAAATAGTATCCCCAAATCCTGATGATGCTGGAGTTTGGATTCACCAAGATGCTTGGTTTCACTTAGCCGATTTTAGCGCTGGTTTTTCTAAAAAATACGAGATTAAAAAAGAAGGAAACGGTATGTATGTTTTTGTGATTTCGGGGACAATAACTGTTGACGGACAGGAAATGGAAACTCGTGACGGTTTAGGAATAACAGATTTCGAAACTTTGGATATAAAAGCTACAACAGATGCAAAATTTCTGTTAATGGAAATCCCAATGGCTTATTAA
- a CDS encoding sugar O-acetyltransferase, translating to MMTEKEKMLLGEIYFANDKQLIEERSRAKKLLHKLNVTEYLMNGKSRAILRELMPNSHKRLYIEPPFHCDYGYNIHSGENVYFNVNCVVLDTMKVTIGNNVFFAPGVHIYTATHPLNAIERRTVESSKPVSIGDDCWIGGNSVICPGVIIGAGCVIGAGSIVTKDIPENSLAVGNPAKVIRKLNED from the coding sequence ATAATGACCGAAAAAGAAAAAATGCTTTTGGGCGAAATCTATTTTGCCAATGATAAACAACTGATTGAAGAGCGTAGCAGAGCCAAAAAATTATTGCACAAATTGAATGTTACTGAATATTTGATGAACGGAAAATCACGTGCCATTCTCAGGGAGCTAATGCCCAATTCTCATAAACGTTTGTATATAGAACCACCGTTTCATTGTGATTATGGGTACAACATCCATTCGGGCGAAAATGTATATTTCAATGTCAATTGCGTGGTTTTGGACACGATGAAAGTGACCATTGGAAACAATGTTTTCTTTGCGCCAGGTGTACATATTTACACCGCAACCCATCCGCTTAATGCCATTGAAAGAAGAACTGTCGAAAGTTCAAAACCCGTATCCATTGGAGACGATTGCTGGATAGGAGGAAATTCTGTGATTTGTCCGGGAGTCATTATTGGTGCCGGTTGTGTAATTGGTGCCGGATCAATTGTAACCAAGGATATTCCCGAAAATTCGTTAGCAGTTGGTAATCCTGCCAAAGTGATTCGGAAATTGAATGAGGATTAA
- a CDS encoding DUF2797 domain-containing protein — MTYQGVLSKMQTEFGNPIQYYLVFENSFLNVNQLLNKELEINFEGYQCLNCGKKKKIFRQGFCYDCFYSSAAVGDWIMKPELSTAHLGIQDRDLAYEESVQLQPHIVYLALSSEVKVGVTRKSQVPTRWIDQGASQAISIVEVPNRYLAGITEVALKGHYTDKTNWRKMLQNDIVHVDLIAERLKLEKLIPTEVQEFFHLEKNDLYEMHFPVLQYPKKVNSLSLDKTPSYKGKLTGIKGQYLIFEDGTVFNIRSFEGYVVRLEV; from the coding sequence ATGACATACCAAGGAGTACTTTCTAAAATGCAAACTGAATTCGGTAATCCTATTCAATATTATTTGGTTTTTGAGAATAGTTTTCTCAATGTAAATCAGTTATTGAACAAAGAATTGGAAATTAATTTCGAGGGATATCAATGCTTAAATTGTGGGAAAAAGAAAAAAATATTTCGACAAGGATTTTGTTATGATTGTTTCTATTCGAGCGCCGCAGTTGGGGATTGGATTATGAAACCCGAGTTGAGTACCGCACATCTTGGCATTCAAGATCGTGATTTGGCTTATGAAGAATCGGTGCAACTACAACCCCATATTGTCTATTTGGCGTTGTCCAGTGAGGTCAAAGTAGGAGTAACTCGCAAAAGTCAAGTGCCTACACGATGGATTGATCAAGGCGCAAGTCAGGCAATTTCTATTGTAGAAGTACCCAATCGTTATTTGGCAGGAATTACCGAGGTTGCTCTCAAAGGCCATTATACCGATAAAACCAATTGGCGCAAAATGCTTCAGAATGATATAGTTCATGTCGACTTAATTGCCGAAAGATTAAAATTGGAAAAACTAATACCAACCGAGGTACAAGAGTTTTTTCATTTGGAGAAAAATGATCTATACGAAATGCATTTCCCAGTTTTGCAATATCCCAAAAAGGTAAACAGTTTGAGTTTGGACAAAACACCAAGTTACAAAGGAAAACTGACTGGAATTAAAGGGCAATACCTTATTTTTGAAGACGGTACGGTTTTCAACATCAGAAGCTTCGAAGGCTATGTGGTTCGTTTGGAAGTTTAA
- a CDS encoding AraC family transcriptional regulator, whose protein sequence is MKKYPIYSIQRFNCNDINSDFYINTFKNHLVDHSFVEEPHRHNSYVLVLFTNGAGMHDIDFDTFGIQPGSMFFIQPGQIHHWSLSDDIDGFVVFYSQEMYNLYFRQKAIEMYSFYYALGNSPKMIFETKELKVIEPYFYNMLEEYQGNKIMKQDKIMNLLDNIHIEIARKYNEEHVLEPHSYNVKIKDFDMLLEKYFRTEKAPSFYASELHITLKHLNRICNEILKKTTTQVITDRIILEAKRMLMDKKRTVNEIATELGFDDYSYFVRLFKKHTAMTPTAFRVSK, encoded by the coding sequence ATGAAAAAATATCCGATTTATTCCATTCAGCGATTCAATTGCAATGATATCAATAGTGATTTTTATATCAATACTTTCAAAAATCACTTGGTTGACCACAGTTTTGTAGAAGAGCCGCATAGACATAATTCGTATGTGTTGGTTCTTTTTACCAATGGGGCAGGTATGCATGATATCGATTTTGATACTTTTGGGATTCAGCCCGGGAGTATGTTTTTTATTCAGCCCGGACAAATACATCATTGGAGTTTGTCTGATGATATTGATGGTTTTGTTGTTTTTTATTCCCAAGAGATGTACAACCTTTATTTTAGGCAAAAAGCAATCGAAATGTATTCTTTTTATTATGCTTTGGGGAATTCTCCTAAAATGATTTTTGAAACCAAAGAATTGAAGGTGATCGAACCTTATTTTTATAATATGCTTGAAGAATATCAAGGGAATAAAATCATGAAGCAAGATAAAATCATGAATTTATTGGACAATATTCATATTGAAATTGCGAGAAAATACAATGAGGAGCATGTTCTGGAACCCCATTCTTATAATGTGAAAATTAAAGATTTTGACATGCTTTTGGAAAAATATTTTCGGACCGAAAAAGCACCTTCTTTTTATGCTTCGGAACTCCACATTACGTTAAAGCATCTAAATAGAATATGCAATGAAATCCTAAAAAAGACCACCACTCAGGTCATTACCGACAGGATTATTCTGGAAGCCAAAAGGATGCTGATGGATAAAAAAAGAACAGTCAACGAAATTGCAACAGAGTTGGGTTTCGATGACTATTCCTATTTTGTACGATTATTTAAAAAACATACGGCAATGACGCCGACAGCTTTTCGGGTTTCGAAATAG
- a CDS encoding glycosyltransferase, with translation MKSKKSKTILLMSSYPPRECGLATFSNDIVNSVKLVFGDSLPIEVCALQKEENQFEYGLDVHYALTVTSIEEYRLLAEKINTRDDIGMVCIEHEFGLYEGEYGNYLLSFLLAVNKPIATVFHTVLPEPNDKLKKIVQAIIDFSNKIVVLTKKSQEILIQYYDCQESKLTLIPHGTHMVLWDQKDKLKKAYGYSEKIVLSTFGLISDNKNIESVLFALPAVIAKHPEVIYLVIGKTHPEILKRDGEKYRNILVETTKKLKIENNVFFVNEFLELKQLLNYLILSDIYLFASKDPNQAVSGTFAYAMSCGCAIISTPIAHAVEDLNSSIGILLHEFDKPEEFQNAILKLVENKEKRLEMGRNGYALTHETTWENVALKYGFLFAEVTESKKKLRFNFPPIKLDHIKEMTTDYGILQFSNFSQPDFSSGYTVDDNARALINMIMYHDTSADPIALKLASIYLNFIVGIQRDDGSFDNYKDFNHHLTKQNELVNLEDSNGRALWSLGFTLSHQKKLPLDLVEQTQKAWDKAIVHIDEVVSPRAIAYTLKGLYYYYQVNPEEKIKKNITQLADKLLNHYHINSDEDWCWYEDYMTYANNVLPEAMLFSFLATGDLKYKKIALTTFDFLLSHYFMKGEFSVISNRGWFVRGKKKNTYGEQPIEVATTIITLHLFYEVTGNVKYRKQLNLAFSWFLGNNHLNQIVYNPVNGASYDGLEEKNVNINQGAESTLCFFKAQLIMNKYKDYGKHRHLDTKSTYSI, from the coding sequence ATGAAATCAAAGAAAAGCAAAACAATACTACTGATGAGCTCCTATCCGCCAAGAGAATGCGGGTTGGCAACTTTTTCTAATGATATCGTAAATTCCGTCAAATTAGTTTTTGGGGATTCTTTGCCAATAGAAGTCTGTGCTTTGCAAAAAGAAGAAAATCAATTTGAGTATGGACTTGATGTACATTATGCTTTAACTGTAACTTCAATCGAGGAATACCGTCTTTTGGCAGAAAAAATTAACACCCGAGATGATATAGGAATGGTTTGTATCGAACATGAATTTGGTCTTTATGAGGGGGAATATGGAAATTATTTATTGTCTTTTTTATTGGCCGTAAATAAACCTATTGCGACCGTTTTTCATACTGTTTTACCGGAACCCAATGATAAATTGAAAAAAATAGTACAGGCAATCATCGATTTTTCCAACAAAATTGTGGTTCTCACCAAAAAATCACAAGAGATTCTAATACAATATTACGATTGTCAGGAATCTAAATTAACACTAATTCCTCACGGTACACACATGGTATTATGGGATCAAAAGGACAAACTAAAAAAAGCATACGGATATTCTGAGAAAATCGTATTATCAACATTTGGTTTAATAAGTGACAATAAAAATATAGAGTCTGTTTTATTTGCTCTGCCCGCTGTTATTGCAAAACATCCCGAAGTGATCTATTTGGTAATTGGCAAAACGCATCCCGAAATCTTAAAAAGAGATGGCGAAAAATACCGAAACATTTTAGTTGAGACAACCAAAAAACTCAAAATTGAGAATAATGTATTCTTTGTTAATGAGTTTCTGGAATTAAAGCAGCTTCTTAATTATTTGATTTTATCAGACATTTATTTGTTTGCTTCCAAAGATCCCAATCAAGCTGTGAGTGGAACTTTTGCTTATGCTATGAGTTGCGGATGCGCTATTATTTCAACTCCTATAGCTCACGCGGTTGAGGATTTAAACTCGAGTATTGGAATATTATTACACGAATTTGACAAGCCCGAAGAATTTCAAAACGCCATATTGAAACTGGTTGAAAATAAAGAAAAAAGGTTGGAAATGGGCCGAAATGGTTATGCTTTGACCCACGAAACTACATGGGAGAATGTTGCCTTAAAATACGGTTTCCTTTTTGCTGAAGTAACAGAAAGTAAGAAAAAATTAAGATTCAATTTTCCTCCTATAAAGTTGGATCACATCAAAGAGATGACAACAGATTACGGAATTCTTCAATTTTCAAATTTTAGTCAACCCGATTTTTCATCAGGCTATACCGTAGATGATAATGCTCGCGCATTAATTAATATGATTATGTATCACGATACAAGTGCAGATCCTATTGCCTTGAAACTTGCCTCTATTTATTTGAATTTTATTGTAGGCATACAACGCGATGATGGTAGTTTTGATAATTACAAAGACTTTAACCATCATTTGACAAAGCAAAATGAGTTAGTAAACCTCGAGGATTCGAATGGAAGAGCTTTGTGGAGTTTAGGATTTACATTATCTCATCAAAAAAAGCTTCCATTAGATTTAGTTGAACAAACCCAAAAAGCATGGGATAAAGCCATTGTGCATATCGATGAAGTTGTTTCTCCAAGAGCGATAGCTTATACGCTCAAGGGGCTTTATTACTATTATCAGGTTAATCCAGAAGAAAAGATTAAAAAAAATATAACGCAACTTGCCGATAAATTGCTGAATCACTACCACATCAACTCCGATGAAGATTGGTGTTGGTATGAAGATTATATGACGTATGCCAACAATGTGCTTCCGGAGGCTATGCTTTTTAGTTTTTTGGCTACAGGAGATTTGAAATACAAAAAAATTGCTCTTACTACATTTGATTTTCTTTTGTCCCATTATTTTATGAAAGGAGAATTTAGTGTGATTTCAAATAGAGGATGGTTTGTTAGAGGCAAGAAAAAAAACACTTACGGAGAACAACCTATTGAAGTGGCGACAACAATTATTACCTTACATTTGTTTTATGAAGTAACGGGAAATGTTAAATATAGAAAGCAACTGAATCTTGCTTTTTCATGGTTTTTAGGAAATAACCATCTGAATCAGATTGTTTATAATCCAGTAAATGGAGCTTCCTATGACGGGCTTGAAGAAAAAAATGTCAATATCAATCAAGGTGCCGAATCGACGCTTTGTTTTTTTAAGGCACAGCTTATCATGAATAAATATAAGGATTATGGCAAGCACAGACATTTAGATACAAAGAGTACTTATTCGATTTGA
- the purT gene encoding formate-dependent phosphoribosylglycinamide formyltransferase — MKILLLGSGELGKEFAIAAQRIGQIVIAVDSYENAPAMQVAHGFEVINMLDGVALDKIVAKHQPDFIVPEIEAIRTERFYDYENQGITVVPSAKAANFTMNRKAIRDLAAKELGLRTANYRYATSAEELHKGVEAVGMPCVVKPLMSSSGKGQSTIKTAADIDKAWQYAVEGSRGDVVEVIVEAFVKFNSEITLLTVVQNNNPTLFCAPIGHRQERGDYQESWQPAKVSDKDLYEAQDMAEKVTEALGGAGLFGVEFFLADDGVYFSELSPRPHDTGMVTLAGTQNFNEFELHLRAILSLPIFEITLEKAGASAVIAASKNSENISYSGINKIAALPKTDFRIFGKPTSRPYRRMGVALVNDTLDTPIEEIVEKAKEAAQLVKVHP, encoded by the coding sequence ATGAAAATATTACTTCTAGGCTCAGGTGAATTAGGAAAAGAATTTGCAATCGCAGCTCAACGCATCGGCCAAATCGTGATTGCTGTTGACAGCTACGAAAATGCTCCCGCTATGCAAGTGGCGCACGGTTTTGAAGTGATCAATATGCTCGATGGAGTAGCTTTAGACAAAATCGTTGCCAAACACCAACCCGATTTCATCGTTCCCGAAATAGAAGCCATCAGAACCGAGCGTTTTTATGATTACGAAAACCAAGGTATTACCGTTGTTCCCTCTGCAAAAGCGGCAAATTTTACTATGAACAGAAAAGCCATTCGGGATTTGGCTGCCAAAGAGCTAGGATTGCGCACTGCCAATTATCGATATGCCACTTCTGCCGAAGAATTACACAAAGGAGTTGAAGCCGTTGGAATGCCATGCGTCGTAAAACCATTAATGTCTTCCTCCGGAAAAGGACAATCGACCATAAAAACAGCTGCCGATATCGACAAAGCATGGCAATACGCCGTAGAAGGTTCCCGTGGCGATGTAGTTGAAGTCATAGTCGAAGCTTTTGTGAAGTTCAATTCGGAAATCACATTATTGACAGTTGTTCAAAACAATAATCCTACTTTGTTTTGTGCGCCAATCGGACACAGACAAGAACGTGGCGATTATCAGGAAAGCTGGCAACCTGCAAAAGTATCAGACAAAGACCTATACGAAGCACAAGACATGGCCGAAAAAGTAACCGAAGCTTTGGGCGGAGCAGGATTATTTGGAGTAGAGTTTTTCCTTGCCGATGATGGTGTTTATTTCTCTGAATTGTCTCCAAGACCACACGATACAGGAATGGTTACTTTGGCAGGAACGCAAAACTTTAATGAATTTGAATTGCATTTGCGAGCCATTTTGAGTTTACCCATTTTCGAAATTACATTAGAAAAAGCGGGTGCAAGTGCCGTAATTGCCGCTTCCAAAAATTCAGAAAATATAAGTTATTCAGGCATCAATAAAATTGCTGCTTTACCCAAAACCGATTTCAGGATCTTCGGAAAACCCACTTCAAGACCCTACAGGAGAATGGGAGTCGCTTTAGTCAACGATACCTTAGACACTCCAATTGAAGAAATAGTAGAAAAAGCTAAAGAAGCGGCTCAACTAGTCAAAGTACATCCCTAA
- a CDS encoding (4Fe-4S)-binding protein has product MDPKNIKKEYTNGEVTIVWQSEKCIHSGNCVRNNPDVFKPKEQPWVTPENSTTEKIIDTINKCPSGALSYYKNIKD; this is encoded by the coding sequence ATGGATCCAAAAAACATCAAAAAAGAATATACCAACGGCGAAGTAACCATCGTATGGCAATCGGAAAAATGCATTCATTCTGGAAATTGCGTTCGCAATAATCCCGACGTTTTCAAACCCAAAGAACAACCGTGGGTTACACCCGAAAACTCAACAACAGAAAAAATTATTGATACAATCAATAAATGTCCATCAGGAGCATTGAGCTATTACAAAAACATAAAAGATTAA
- a CDS encoding Crp/Fnr family transcriptional regulator: MALILNNIAQHVILTPEEQEFFLSKTETHHYKAKTVLLHAGEICKHSYFVNSGILRSFNINDNIVEHVLSFACQGWWIGDMYSLLSQKPGNLFIEVLEDAEVVLLSKENQEILYQEIPKLERVFRILTENSLVANQERLMDNLSLTAEERFEKFCKKYPTLIQKVAQKQIASYLGVTPEFFSKMKSKMLR, translated from the coding sequence ATGGCATTAATACTCAATAATATTGCGCAGCATGTAATTCTCACCCCCGAAGAACAAGAGTTTTTCTTGTCTAAAACAGAGACTCATCATTACAAAGCCAAAACCGTTTTACTTCATGCAGGCGAAATTTGCAAGCATTCTTATTTTGTAAATTCGGGTATTCTCCGTAGTTTCAATATTAATGATAATATTGTAGAACATGTGTTGAGTTTTGCTTGTCAAGGCTGGTGGATTGGTGATATGTACAGTTTACTTTCGCAAAAACCCGGCAACCTTTTCATCGAAGTTTTAGAAGATGCCGAAGTGGTTTTATTGTCCAAAGAAAATCAAGAAATACTGTATCAGGAAATCCCAAAACTCGAACGGGTCTTTAGGATACTTACTGAAAATTCATTGGTCGCCAATCAGGAACGTTTAATGGACAACCTCAGCCTAACTGCCGAAGAACGTTTTGAAAAATTCTGCAAAAAGTACCCCACACTCATTCAGAAAGTCGCCCAAAAGCAAATTGCTTCCTATCTTGGCGTGACTCCAGAGTTTTTTAGCAAGATGAAAAGTAAAATGTTGCGATAA